GTGCTGTTTTAGGATAGCTTCAATGGACTGATATTTGCCGCACTCGACAGAAAGCTTTTGTCCAGTAAACGTGCCCTCTTTTCGGTCATCAAAGATCCGAAAACAGACGCTATCCTCCGGGTTTAACAAACTCTGTAAGATTTCCTGGGCTGATACATCCATCAGACACCTCCTTCATCCAATTCCTTCATCGTCCCAAAGGTCTCCCCTACCGATGCTTCTGCGATAAGAGGAAGGTCAAATTCATCGAAGGGTTTTTGCTCCATACAAGCTTTGATGTAGACGACTGCTTCGGCCAAACGTTCTTGGGGAATAATAAAGGTTAATTCATCGTGAATTTGCAGAATTGGCTGCAGCCAGGGCCTTTCGGGAAGGCCTTTAAGAATTCTACTGATTGCAATTTTCAGGATATCTGCTGCCGTTCCCTGAATGGGTGTATTCAGACTGCAACGTTCAGCGAATGACTTCTTACCCCAATCACTACTGTTGATATTTGGCAAGTAGCGTCGTCTCCCGAGTTTTGTCTCTGAGTACATTCTTCTGGAAGCGATATATTTTGTTTCTTCTTGCCAAGTGGTAAGCCCAGGATAGCCGGCTTTTAGATTGTTGATGATGGCTTCACACTCGGTGACAGATTTAACAACTCCAGCTTTGAACTTCAGGGTTTTCTGTAAACCACGTGGAAATAGCCCATAGAACGTACCGAAGTTAACATTCTTGGCAATCGTGCGTTGCTCTTTGTAATCGGGCCGATGTTTGTTTTGCGCTTCCTCGTAGGAGCAGGCAAAAATAACAGATGTTGTGGCACTATGAATATCTCCGCCCGTCAGGTAAGTTTCCATCATAACCGGATCCTGGCAATAGTGGGCTCCGACCCTAAGCTCGATCTGAGAGTAATCACAGCTTAAAATTAGATGGTTTTCAGGGGCCTTGATGAAATTTCGAACACCCACAGGGTCATTGGTTTGACGGGGCATATTTTGGCAATTTGGCCGACTACAGTTGAAACGCCCAGTTTCGGTGGAAAGAGAATACATATTCGGATGGATATTTCCGGTTACTGAATTAATGTGTTTTAAATAACCGTCAATATAGGTGGATTTAATTTTTCCCCACTTCCGGTATTCCTGTACCAAAGTGAACAATATGGAGAGTTCGGGTCTGTTTTCGTCGCACCACTCTTTAAGCAGTGTCATGGTCGCATCATCTGCTGCTTCCTTGTTTGACTCTGTTGTTTTTAAGACCGGTAGCCCTTGCGTTTCATATAGGTATATCTTGAAAGCTTTAGTACTGCAGTTGGCACCAATTTTTACATCACCAATGATAAATCCTATATCGCTACGAATCCGCGCCATTTCCTGTTCGGCTTCTTCCTTGCGCTCAAGCATGAGCTTCAGGTCGACCGGTACCCCATTGTTTTTCATGATGCCGAGATAAACAGATGTCGGTGATTCCACATTTTCGACGAGCCATCTATGATTCGGGAGAAAACGGTCAAACCAGTCATTAAAAAGGTTCATCAATCGAAGTGAATAATCAGAATCCGCTGCTCCATAGCGGATGGTTTCTTCATCCTGTGGATCCAGTTCATCAAAATGCTTGCCGCCTGTTACTTGGTTAAACGATGGCAGGGATTCATGGCAGAGTTCATCGGCCAGCCGCTTCAGGCCGCTATCTGAAAGACCGCGAAATTCCGTATTGCTCTTTAAGGACATCTGCGATGCGGCAATAGTGTCATAGACTGGCGTCAGGATAACAATTCCCGCATGATAAGAGACCATCGATTCGAAGCCCAGGTTATGGGCAATCTTTCGTCTATTTGTATCTGAGAGAAATTCATTCAGAAATGCCATAAATTCTGACTGATTAATATTTGTACCAATTTTGTGAGCAAGAGGAACATAAATGCCTGTATGCTCTTTTACACTAAAACTACAGCCAACAATATGACTTTTAGCAGGATCAAGGGCCGCCTTTTCTTCTTGACGAAAGACATCGTCTGGGGCCGTTTCAAAGTCAAATGCCACATCAATTGCATCGCCAATGTACTCCAGAATCCCTGTTACAGTGGTGACGCACTTATAAATTTTTTCCATTAATTATTACCTCGTATAAAAACGGGAGGGCTCTCCCCTCCCGACTAAATTTTGCCAATTTACAAAGAACTACCGCAATGGCTCAATGATTTCTCCAGTTTCCGGATCTGCAAACGGAATTTCATCATCTGGCATCAGTGCTGACATGGACAGATTGGCCGCGTATTCTTTGACTTGTGTTACAATCGAACTTATTGCGTTTTTCTCATCCGGATCCAGCGCACGATCAAAGGTAAATACCGCCTGGGAAAATGCGATTCCTGAACTGCTAGTTGCTTTCTTGAGTGAAACCTTTGTTACAATCTGACTGAGTCGTCTACCTTTGGAAAGCTGTCGTTTGACATATTTGGTGAATTCCTTAAGACTCCCAGTTGGCAAAGAAAGTACCATCGGAAACATTTCACACTCCATGAGAATATAAATCATTCGGCGATTCTTACAGGCTTTTCCCTGGCCCTCACCACTACCGTATTGATTATTTGGACAAGTAGCGCATTGCCCCCCAGGAGAACCGTTCCCTGTTATGCCATCAAAGGATCCACAGTCAGGAGGATTGCTGCCACCTGCATATTTTTCATTATAAAAAGCGTAGGCGGGATGATGGAGAAGAATAACACCTGTCACATCTTTTACCATCTGGGTATCCTCACCATCTCCGACAGGAATTTCAAAGGCGGTTGATCCTCCTGCCGGAATTTTGATACGATCAAAGGTAAGTTCCAGACCCGCCAGGTCATCATCGAATTCATTCAGCATTTCCATATTGGAAAGGGCGGCAAATCCGCTTATAGTAGTTAGTTCTTTCAATTCATTTGTCTTTTTATCTGACATCTTTGTGTCCTCCAAAATATAAAATTTGTTTAGTGCTCATTGCATCCATTAACCTTTCCGGATCCCGACCGATGTTTTTTCAAATGTGTTGACCACATTCACAATCCATTTGGGGATTACGTCGTTGTTCAAAGCCATCTGTTCTTTTAGAAATGATGCCAGAGTATTGGCGTTGACCGTTTCGGTTACGATATCCGCATAACCATTTTGTTTCAGTGCAGAGATCATCTCATTTTTACACCCGGCTGCAGGTGATGCAAATAGTCGGCTGTTTAAATAAAATGTGCTGCCATTACGTGAAAAGCGCGCACACTCTTCCTCTGCCATTGCATCGGAAAGAGCCAGGTCTAATTTCTCAATTTCAGAACTGAGTTCCTTAGATTGTTTATCCAGGTCTTTTTTCTTGTCCTTTGCCGCTTTCAGTTGATCTGCCAGTAAAAATATTTGGGTATTTTTCATTATCTATTACCTCCTTATACTACTAAGCCGAAAATAACAACCCTCAGAGATTTGAAATACCTCTTAGGTTTTAAACGGGTTTCGGCCCTTCCGGTAATCATCTACGAGTGTTTTTGCCAAGTCCACTTTATTTCGTAGAGCATTCAGGACTTTAATATCGACAGTGTCTTTGGCTATCAGATAAATATATTGGCAGGCATTTTTTTGAGATACGCGATGGATTCGAGCTTTAGCCTGTTCAAAATTTGCCATCGAATAATCCATTGAAAAAAATACCATTGTTGATGCGCTAGTCAAGGTAATACCAAGACCTGCAGCCGCTATTTGCCCTACAAACACACGACAATCCGGGTCGTTTTGGAATTTATTAATCTCATCATCCCTGTTTTTTACGCCACCGCGGACCACGGCATAGTTGATTTTCTTTTTCTCAATTAAAGCTTGAATCGCATTCAGTTCGGGAACAAAACGGGCCATGATCACAATTTTCTTATCTTCTTCCAATACCGAATCGATAATGTCAGAAAGCGCATTGATCTTTGCTGTGCTTAGTGCTTTGGTGGAACCCTCATCATCGGTCAAATGACCACCAGAAATCTGGGACATTCTTAAAAGTTTAGTGAGCACATTTACGGCTGAAACTTCTGAATCTTTTAATTCGGTAAAAGACTCTTTTTCCAACTCGTCATAAATCCTTCTCGCCTTTGGCTCTAATTCGACGATACGGACCTCTTCAATGATCTCAGGCAGGTCCAGACATTCAGCCTTTGTCACTCGAAAAGCAACAGAGTGCAATCGACTGAGAAAATCTTCGGTCATGTGCTTTCTGAATCGTGGTGTGTGGTTGCCGTAGCCCACCATATCAAAATAACGGTTTCGAAAAGCATAGAAACTATCACCAAATATCTGACGATTCAAAAATCGATATTGACTAAACACATCAAGCTCTTTATTTGTGATAACGGTTCCGGTCAAAAGTAGCTTGTAGGCTGCTCGATCACCCAGATGATGCATGGCTTTCGATTGGGCGGTTCTAGCTTCTTTTAATTTGTGAGCTTCATCCGCAATAATCAAATCGGCGTTAAAGGCCATCAACTGTTTTTCAATCCGCCAGGCGGATTCATAATTAACCACCACAATTTCTAATCCATCGTCGTTGAGATTTTTAAGTTGATCCTTTTTTCTTGCACTACTTCCCTTTAAGATGGTCAGTGAGAATGGAAACTGTGCGAATTTATGATATTCATCGTCCCATACTCCGAGAATTGACAAAGGAGCGATGACTAGAACACGCTTGATTAGTCCCATCTCATAGAGAATTCCGGAGATGGCTATAGAAACAATCGTCTTCCCACAGCCCATCTCCATGAGTAAAGCAACTCCCTGACTCTGACTTTCTTGTGATGGAATAAGTCCAAACTTCTCACAGGCAAAATCAAATGCCTGTTGTTGATGCCGATATGGTTTGGCACTTAGAGGCATTGGCAAATTCTCACCAGTCATTACGAAGCCTCCAATCCAAGAGATACTTTAATAGCGGTATCCACCCGAATCATATCTTCGGGTCTGAGTTTTGTAACAATGCTCAGAATATCGGTTTTGTTAATTGTTGCTATTTGTTCTGCTTGAACAACTGTTGTTTTCAAGTTGTCATAATGTTGAAGAAGCACGTGTGTCTTCATTTCAAGCCTCTTAATCTGTGATGAAAGGTAGCAGACGATGATTAGAGGACTAAACATATTGCCTTTATTATTCTGAATAATAACTGCCGGATGATTGCCCATCATGACATGGCCGTTAGCTTGCCTGTTTTTCACAAATACAACGGTACCTCTTGTGATTTCATTCTTTAGATCTGTATTATTGTGCATCCGATACTCCTCTTTTTAGCTCGTGGATCTCAACGATTTCTACTGATTGCCCTGGCGCGAGTACTAGAATCTCGTTGAATTCTCCAAATAGAAAAGTGATCAGCCTTTGAGGCAATTTTTTGACTGTGCCATTCAGAACGTTTTGCTTGTTACCATTTCGGTCGGATACATTAATTTTTACTTTGTGTTGCAGCTTCATTTAATTTCCTCCAATCATTTTTTGAGGTTGTTATCTTCCTCTACTTCTAGACGAAAACAACAACCCCCGGGAGCTTAATCTATTTACTTGTCATTTTTTCCCTTTCGTTTTCGCGGAACTTGAACATCAAATTCCTTACACAAACGGGTAATTATCTTCTTCCAACGGTTACTCATGGCTTGCTGGGAAATTACTTTGCCTGTAACAGCGATCTCATCCTTGAGGATTTCTTCTAACTGTTTCATAGATCCTAAGTGGTTATAAATAAGGTCGCGCTGAGCATCAGTCAACTTATTCATCGCTTCAAGCAATTGAGGCATTAATTCGCTTGTTTTATCATCTTGCGGGAATATTAGATCAAAGGGATCGGATTTCTTATCCCTGATTGCGTCAATAGGATCAATCTTGCAATCTTCGCTAGACTGATTATGAAGTCGTTGTTGATTAAGAAAGCTGAAATCAGTATTTTCAGCATCATAGCGTTCTTGTAAATCTATCTGATGATCATCTTCATCCAACATTACAAGTAATTCCTCTGTCACTCCTTCTATTCCGATTTCTAAATAATGTGTAACTGTATGTTTTTTTTGATCGTCCCAAGTGACATAAGCATAACGACCATCTCTTGTCATGTAAGAATTCCGCTGGGGGTTGTACCTAGATCTTCGTTTCTGAGATTCACTATTCTTTGTTTTTTTCATTTTTGGCTCCTTTTAAATTTTTAAAAGAGCCCGTTCAAGTAGCTAGAAAACAAAAAAAAGAGCCTGACATATAGCTTTTAAGCTACTTGTCAGGCTCCTCACTCAGTTTATTGGTGGGTGCTCAGTACAAATTACGAGTCTTAATTATTTATTTTTCGATAACCAACGATTGATTGGCACTTCCAGCATTTTATATAATAATCTGGATTCCAGATATCTTTTCGGTGATTCTGCTTATGAGGATTAATCACCATAGTTTGCGTTTTCACATTTTTTTCAGAATCAAAAATTCTACGGCCACATTGAGGACACGATACTGGTTTCTTTTGCATAGAACCTCCTGTATTTTAAAATTAGTTAAGTGTTAGGCTTATGGCTAACACTTGTTGTAAAAATAATCAGCGGGTTTTTCCCGCCGAATTATTGCTGTTAGAAAAACAGATTGTTTATAACACGAGCTTCTCGTATTGTCGAAAATTCAAGCAGCTTTGAAGCCGGTGGATTCCTTTCAATCAACGCCAATCCTTTTAGACGAATTAATGCCGACGAATTCGAAACATTAAATGTTTCACTTACCAAATCAACCTTTGAAGCAATTGTTTGGCGATTAGAATTTTCAATAGCTTTTTTTACCATACTCTTAGGCATCAGAATCGCTGCCGATAAATAATTGGCTTGCCACTCCATCCATTCTTCTTCAGTCCAAAGTTCAAAGGGTTTTTGTTTAAAATTTTTATTGTCGATGCGGCACTGAACCATTGGTGCTCGACTATTGAAAAAAGAAAGTTGATCAGGCTCATAGCCAAAATAGGCAGTGTGTAAAATATGATGACTGCCTTCATGACCAACAGTGAATCGATAGCGATGCTCTTTATTTGGTTCCAAAAGATGATTATCGATAATTAATGTTCCGGCTTTTGCGCTGATAAATTCAGCTCGATTCATATCAGGGTTATAGATTGGAACTTCATCGGTGTCATTAAAAACGGTCATTCCAAGATAACACCCACAATGAGAGAGGTGTTGAAAATCTTGTTCCATACCGAGATAACGTACAAAAAATCGATCAATATCAATTTCTGATGGAACCCGCATTGCTTCTGAGCAAAAATCTGCGACGAATTGTTCCCCAAAACTGTCAAGTTGGTCCTTATTGACAACCGGGACATTGTTTATAGTAGTTCGAAACGCGGGTTTAAACATAGGCAAGAATTACTCCTTCCGCTTTTTTAACTCTTCTACGAACTTTAACCACTCTTCCTCACCGACATCGAGATCACGTGCAGTTCGTAGAGCCACGCTTATATAGTCTCGACCTTTTATGTATTCGGGCAAATCAGGTGCAACTGAATCTCGCTGCTTCCCAATTAAGTCATACATATCAGCTTTCTCCTTTTCGCTCAAATTTAAAATACCGGCGAGAGTTTCCAACCGTTCCGCTGTTAGCGGGGCACTTCTGTTTTTTTCGACGTCACTTAGATAAGGTGCTGATACACCTAATTGGCGCGCTAGTTCCCTTAAAGTGAAGTCTTTTTCTTCGCGTTTCTCTGAGAGAAATTGTCCAAAATTTTCATGATTTTTTTTCATTTTATTCACCTTTTTTCTATACTGCCTGCTCTATCCATTTTCATTTTCACTTTATTAATCATTGTTTAACAGGTCTTAATCTATTCGGTGAGTCAATTAATGGTTAAGGTGTTAACCTTACGACTTACAATTATTACACACCCCTTCATATATTTTTCAAGGGTGTGTAAATAAGTTTAAGTTTAGCCAAAGAATTTTTATTAATTTAATAGCTCTGTATTTAAATTTTGCATTCATTCATGCCTTGCCGTATAATCAGCCTTTAAAAACAGCTTATACTCATTAATTTTAATTCCATATTTTCTAAGCATTCGTCCGATCACATTTCTAACCTGGTTTGCACTCATATTTGTCATTACGTAAATATCTGTACCCTCGACTTTCCTAGGTGCACGAATCCCCTTACTATCCTTACAAAAGTAAGCAACTTTTCTCCCCTGCATCGTTTTATCCATAATGAATGATTCAAACTTAATTTTGTCTTTCTGGGCTAATTCTTGGCAGGTGCTAACAAATACCTCTTTCCAGTCTTTAGCATCATGGCGCTTTCCAAAAATTTCAAAAGCAGCCGGTCTTTTGTGCGTGTAATCATCATATAAGGTATAAGGAATATTTTGATCAACTCTTAGTGATTCATAGTCAGGAAGCTCTTTTGTGTCATCATCGCAATTTTCAGTACTGATGATTTCTTCCTCAATTTCCTCATCCAGCTGGAGTTGATTTGTAAAATCTTCCAACTTAATTTGGATTTCATCAACCGATTGAAGCAACTCCTGTAATGTTGACAATTTATTATAATCACGATCATCAACAGCTTGGTTGAAGGCGTTCTTAATGCTGTCAACACTGCCACTAATACATTGGCTGAGTAGTTCGATGCATTCCTGTATCTCTAATGCATCTTTCGGAAATTCGCTTTTAAAAAAAAGAATCAGTTTTTCCATTTCTTCCCCCTTATTGACTAATTTATTTATTAGTTTCAAACAATTAATGATTTTGTTTTGATTTTTTTAAAATACTCAAGATCACATCAACATCAAAGTTATTAGTCGCTTTTATCGAAAAAAACTGACCATCATAGTAATTTGAATAATGATTTACACAATCCATACCAAATTGAATTAAATTTCTAACATCATTGATAACTAAACCTGTTCCTTTAAAGATGTCATCTTCTTTTAGCTTGCCCATATCATTATGAGCAAGCAATTTATCTCTTATCTTTTTGAATTCAATCAACTTGCAATCAAACAAATCTAATTGATTTTTATCAGCGTTTAAAGCAATTTTTACTTTTTCACGATCTTCTGTATTAAATAGCATTTTCGTATTTTGCTCAATATAGTTTAAATATTTTCTAAAAGTGATGGTTTTATCATCGTAATCATAAAGTCTGCATAATCTAATTAATGCACCTTCATATAGAGCATTCTCGGTAAGAGAAAAAAACGCAGGAGATAAGTTTAAAACTTCTAGCCTTTTCGAATGCTGATTTTTCAAATAAATGAATAATTCAAACATAGAGTCGATCGTAATTAACTCTTGTCTTATAAATTCTCTATATAGCTCGTATTTAATTTGGTTTTCGGCCAAGTTATTCATCCATTCCTGCTTTTCATCCTATATTTGAACCCCTAGAAGTTTAAGCTGCTCATTGATTTCTTTTTCCATTTGGGCAATTTCTAAATTATCCTGCTGAAGAAGGCGGTTCACCTCATCCAGATCAATCGGCTCTTCTTCTTCAAAAGTATCGACGTACCGGGGAATATTCAAATTATAATCATTGGTCTGAATTTCTTCTATTGACGCTACATGGGCATATTTTTCAAGATCCTGACGGGCTTTATAGGCTACAATGA
This genomic interval from Eubacteriaceae bacterium ES3 contains the following:
- a CDS encoding type II toxin-antitoxin system PemK/MazF family toxin, which gives rise to MHNNTDLKNEITRGTVVFVKNRQANGHVMMGNHPAVIIQNNKGNMFSPLIIVCYLSSQIKRLEMKTHVLLQHYDNLKTTVVQAEQIATINKTDILSIVTKLRPEDMIRVDTAIKVSLGLEAS
- a CDS encoding bifunctional 3'-5' exonuclease/DNA polymerase; the protein is MEKIYKCVTTVTGILEYIGDAIDVAFDFETAPDDVFRQEEKAALDPAKSHIVGCSFSVKEHTGIYVPLAHKIGTNINQSEFMAFLNEFLSDTNRRKIAHNLGFESMVSYHAGIVILTPVYDTIAASQMSLKSNTEFRGLSDSGLKRLADELCHESLPSFNQVTGGKHFDELDPQDEETIRYGAADSDYSLRLMNLFNDWFDRFLPNHRWLVENVESPTSVYLGIMKNNGVPVDLKLMLERKEEAEQEMARIRSDIGFIIGDVKIGANCSTKAFKIYLYETQGLPVLKTTESNKEAADDATMTLLKEWCDENRPELSILFTLVQEYRKWGKIKSTYIDGYLKHINSVTGNIHPNMYSLSTETGRFNCSRPNCQNMPRQTNDPVGVRNFIKAPENHLILSCDYSQIELRVGAHYCQDPVMMETYLTGGDIHSATTSVIFACSYEEAQNKHRPDYKEQRTIAKNVNFGTFYGLFPRGLQKTLKFKAGVVKSVTECEAIINNLKAGYPGLTTWQEETKYIASRRMYSETKLGRRRYLPNINSSDWGKKSFAERCSLNTPIQGTAADILKIAISRILKGLPERPWLQPILQIHDELTFIIPQERLAEAVVYIKACMEQKPFDEFDLPLIAEASVGETFGTMKELDEGGV
- a CDS encoding helix-turn-helix transcriptional regulator — protein: MKKNHENFGQFLSEKREEKDFTLRELARQLGVSAPYLSDVEKNRSAPLTAERLETLAGILNLSEKEKADMYDLIGKQRDSVAPDLPEYIKGRDYISVALRTARDLDVGEEEWLKFVEELKKRKE
- a CDS encoding DEAD/DEAH box helicase, which codes for MTGENLPMPLSAKPYRHQQQAFDFACEKFGLIPSQESQSQGVALLMEMGCGKTIVSIAISGILYEMGLIKRVLVIAPLSILGVWDDEYHKFAQFPFSLTILKGSSARKKDQLKNLNDDGLEIVVVNYESAWRIEKQLMAFNADLIIADEAHKLKEARTAQSKAMHHLGDRAAYKLLLTGTVITNKELDVFSQYRFLNRQIFGDSFYAFRNRYFDMVGYGNHTPRFRKHMTEDFLSRLHSVAFRVTKAECLDLPEIIEEVRIVELEPKARRIYDELEKESFTELKDSEVSAVNVLTKLLRMSQISGGHLTDDEGSTKALSTAKINALSDIIDSVLEEDKKIVIMARFVPELNAIQALIEKKKINYAVVRGGVKNRDDEINKFQNDPDCRVFVGQIAAAGLGITLTSASTMVFFSMDYSMANFEQAKARIHRVSQKNACQYIYLIAKDTVDIKVLNALRNKVDLAKTLVDDYRKGRNPFKT
- a CDS encoding ImmA/IrrE family metallo-endopeptidase produces the protein MFKPAFRTTINNVPVVNKDQLDSFGEQFVADFCSEAMRVPSEIDIDRFFVRYLGMEQDFQHLSHCGCYLGMTVFNDTDEVPIYNPDMNRAEFISAKAGTLIIDNHLLEPNKEHRYRFTVGHEGSHHILHTAYFGYEPDQLSFFNSRAPMVQCRIDNKNFKQKPFELWTEEEWMEWQANYLSAAILMPKSMVKKAIENSNRQTIASKVDLVSETFNVSNSSALIRLKGLALIERNPPASKLLEFSTIREARVINNLFF